A window of Nicotiana tabacum cultivar K326 chromosome 24, ASM71507v2, whole genome shotgun sequence contains these coding sequences:
- the LOC107820175 gene encoding polygalacturonase non-catalytic subunit AroGP3, whose translation MHTNTLLFCIFLLFRVIVAGNRDNSGDSINPFTPKAYLIRYWKKQISNQLPKPWFLLNKASPLNAAQFATYSKLAGDQESLSKEISSFCSSANLLCFPDISSSLEKYGQDVQFSSYMSKNFTNYGSKLPRGFDSFKKYAENDNLPVNSFRQYSRGGAGHDDKFSTYAPNGNVVDQSFNTYGTGLSAGGVSEFKNYAPNVNVPNLRFTTYSTEVAGRKQSFTSYTKDTNSGDQSFTSYGKNSNGAVNDFTSYANNSNVIGSTFTNYGESGNGGGNTFKSYGSNANVPENSFKNYGVDGNAPFETFINYRDKSNVGDDKFTSYVDDPNAGKANFENYGQSFGEGSDTFSKYGSGITDAQTVGFKTYGVNTTFKEYGKTVVTFADYKNKTINQVSVSSSLVSDKNAKNKWIEPGKFFREKMLKTGTIMPMPDIRDKMPKRSFLPRVIASKLPFSTSKISDLKTIFHARDDSQMGKMMSDALTECERSPSAGETKRCVNSVEDMIDFSTSVLGRDVVVRTTENTKGSKGNIMIGSVKGINGGKVTKSVSCHQSLFPYLVYYCHSVPKVRVYEADILDPNSKAKINHGIAICHVDTSSWGANHGAFIALGSGPGKIEVCHWIFENDMTWAVAD comes from the exons ATGCACACTAACACTCTGCTTTTCTGCATTTTCCTCCTTTTCAGG GTAATTGTTGCTGGAAACAGAGATAATTCTGGCGATTCTATAAACCCTTTTACACCAAAAGCATATTTGATCCGTTATTGGAAGAAGCAAATTTCAAACCAATTACCAAAACCTTGGTTTCTTCTCAATAAAGCGTCACCATTAAATGCTGCACAATTTGCAACATACTCAAAGTTAGCAGGGGATCAAGAATCTCTCTCAAAGGAGATTTCCTCCTTTTGCTCCTCTGCTAATCTTCTCTGTTTCCCTGACATATCATCAAGTCTAGAGAAATATGGCCAAGATGTGCAATTTTCTTCCTACATGAGCAAGAATTTCACCAACTATGGATCCAAATTGCCCCGCGGTTTCGACAGCTTCAAGAAATATGCTGAGAATGACAACCTTCCCGTGAATTCATTCCGTCAATACAGCCGTGGTGGTGCTGGCCATGATGATAAGTTTTCCACTTACGCACCAAATGGAAATGTCGTTGATCAAAGCTTCAACACTTATGGCACAG GCCTATCTGCTGGTGGGGTTAGCGAGTTCAAGAATTACGCCCCCAATGTCAACGTCCCTAATCTACGGTTCACCACCTACTCGACTGAGGTAGCGGGCAGAAAACAGTCTTTTACGAGCTATACAAAAGATACAAATTCTGGGGACCAATCTTTCACAAGCTACGGAAAAAATAGTAACGGAGCAGTTAACGATTTCACCAGCTATGCAAATAACTCCAATGTTATAGGCTCAACATTTACCAACTATGGCGAATCAGGAAATGGCGGGGGTAACACGTTCAAATCCTACGGGTCTAATGCAAATGTACCAGAAAATAGTTTCAAAAATTATGGTGTTGATGGTAATGCTCCTTTCGAGACTTTTATTAATTATCGCGACAAGTCTAATGTTGGAGATGATAAATTCACATCCTACGTCGACGATCCAAATGCTGGCAAAGCTAATTTCGAGAATTATGGTCAGTCATTTGGTGAAGGGTCTGATACATTCAGTAAATATGGATCTGGTATTACTGACGCACAAACAGTTGGATTCAAGACTTATGGTGTGAACACGACTTTTAAAGAGTATGGAAAAACAGTTGTCACATTTGCTGACTACAAAAACAAGACCATTAATCAGGTTTCAGTTTCATCTTCCTTGGTGTCTGATAAAAATGCGAAAAACAAATGGATTGAGCCAGGGAAATTTTTTAGAGAAAAAATGTTGAAAACAGGAACTATTATGCCTATGCCTGATATTCGagataaaatgccaaaaagatcATTTTTGCCTAGAGTGATAGCTTCAAAATTACCATTTTCTACCTCAAAAATTAGTGACCTAAAGACAATTTTCCACGCCAGAGACGATTCTCAGATGGGGAAAATGATGAGCGATGCATTGACGGAGTGTGAAAGATCGCCGAGCGCTGGCGAGACCAAACGGTGTGTTAACTCGGTTGAGGACATGATTGACTTTTCCACCTCAGTGTTAGGTCGAGACGTCGTCGTTAGGACAACTGAGAACACAAAGGGGTCAAAGGGAAATATTATGATAGGATCAGTCAAAGGAATCAACGGTGGGAAAGTAACCAAATCAGTTTCTTGTCATCAGAGTTTGTTCCCGTACTTAGTTTACTATTGCCATTCGGTTCCTAAAGTTCGGGTATACGAAGCGGATATTTTGGATCCCAATTCGAAGGCTAAGATTAATCATGGCATTGCCATCTGTCATGTGGACACGTCATCTTGGGGAGCCAATCATGGAGCTTTTATTGCACTCGGCTCGGGACCCGGGAAGATTGAAGTTTGTCATTGGATCTTTGAGAATGATATGACTTGGGCAGTTGCTGACTGA